From Pseudorasbora parva isolate DD20220531a chromosome 25, ASM2467924v1, whole genome shotgun sequence, one genomic window encodes:
- the LOC137065517 gene encoding uncharacterized protein, whose protein sequence is MSATLRVIFGVDDASKLILPNGIPNSLEDLKGEIVRHFSLSGNFRLQYRDIDFDNEFVNLTETSEIKDKSTVKVINLPDETITLTLTNVPQEEDDFLLSSASDTDILSSTESTSSGTSLRSQPWPTNFEIPQFSYEVQIQLEKAKQAFCSSGTLLTTSNKLRSDILDGLASEIIKYKVYPSSTELDNVAQALITKYPFLKEKGSVTGFYGWKISLKYKMANYRTRLRSIGCPELSINAIKEKQGAMSHGPNQVKKPRKAEVNYCPDYPAGETKESLEEERKALIMEVKKKNNQQLIKSKMERTFAYRRQEVVKDMPFIAEFKNRWPALFSESQVKYYSSSVFNLNTWN, encoded by the coding sequence ATGTCTGCAACTCTGAGAGTCATATTTGGAGTAGATGACGCTTCAAAATTAATTCTGCCCAATGGAATACCCAATTCCTTAGAGGACCTTAAAGGAGAGATTGTAAGACACTTCAGCCTGTCTGGAAATTTCAGGCTGCAGTATAGAGACATTGATTTCGACAATGAGTTTGTGAACTTAACAGAAACTTCAGAAATCAAAGACAAGAGCACAGTTAAAGTTATTAACTTGCCAGATGAGACAattacactcacactcactaatGTTCCGCAAGAGGAAGATGATTTTTTGCTGTCCTCCGCATCAGACACAGACATACTTTCCTCCACTGAATCTACATCTTCAGGTACTTCCCTTAGATCACAGCCATGGCCCACAAACTTTGAAATACCTCAGTTCAGTTATGAGGTACAGATTCAGTTAGAAAAGGCAAAACAAGCCTTCTGCAGCAGTGGAACTCTTCTTACAACAAGTAACAAACTGAGGTCCGATATACTAGACGGTCTGGCATCAGAAATCATCAAATACAAAGTTTACCCTTCTAGTACAGAGCTTGATAATGTGGCTCAGGCTCTGATAACAAAGTATCCCTTTTTAAAGGAGAAAGGATCTGTCACTGGCTTTTATGGCTGGAAAATTAGTTTAAAGTACAAAATGGCAAACTACCGCACCAGACTAAGGAGCATTGGCTGCCCCGAGTTGAGCATCAACGCTATAAAAGAGAAGCAAGGTGCCATGAGTCATGGACCTAACCAGGTTAAGAAGCCACGTAAAGCCGAAGTCAACTATTGTCCTGATTACCCTGCAGGCGAAACTAAAGAGAGCCTCGAGGAAGAAAGGAAAGCACTGATAATGGAGGTGAAAAAGAAGAACAACCAACAgctaatcaaaagtaaaatggaAAGAACCTTTGCCTATAGAAGACAGGAAGTCGTTAAAGATATGCCCTTCATAGCAGAGTTCAAAAACAGATGGCCAGCCCTGTTTTCTGAGAGCCAGGTAAAGTATTATTCATcatctgtatttaatttaaatacgtGGAATTAA